The genomic region GCCATTGTCCCTTTGTCAAAGTAGGCAAAAGGAGGGCGTTTTTCTTTTGAAAAGTTTTTCTTGATGATTTTGGCTACATATTTTCCCTCTTGGACTGCAGCTGGTGCAACTGCAGGAATGGGTTTTCCATGTTTTCCAATTACTCCAGCAGCATCTCCGATGACAAAAATATTAGAGTGTCCTGGAATGGAAAGATCTTTTTCTACAAGTACACGTCCTTGACGATCTAGGGGAACATCGAGAGTTTTTAATAGAGGAGATGCTTGGTTTCCAGCGGCCCAGATGACATTTTTTGTTGGAATACAAAGGCCCTCTGCTTCTACACCCTCATCAGTGACTTCTAAAACCTTGGTGCTCGTAAGTACGATGACCCCAAGCTTTTCTAAATCTTTTTTTGCAACAGCGCACAGTTTTGGATGAAACCCTGGCAGAATTTGAGGAGCTGCTTCTATGAGAAAGACTTTTGTCTTTGTGATATCGATTCTATTAAAGTCTTTGATCATTGTTTTATAGGCAATTTCAGCTATGGCACCTGCAAGTTCAACTCCTGTAGGGCCACCTCCAACGATGACGAAATTTAGATAGCGCTCTATTTCAGACAATTTAGAGCTTCTTTCAGCGATTTCAAAAGACATGAGAATCTCTTCTCGAAGGCTTAGCGCTTCTTGTAGTGTTTTAATTCCAGGAGCGGCCTCTTCCCAATGTTTGTTGCCAAAATAGGAGTGTCTTGCACCCACTGCCACGATGAGATAATCAAAATGTATGGGGTCTGTGTGCGTTAAGTGGATGAGGTTTGCACTTTTATCGATAGAGACAACTTCACTCATAATTACTGAAACATTATTATAAGAATGAAAAATCTCACGAATGGGTGTTGCGATGTCAGCACCGGAGAGAGCTGCGCTTGCAACCTGGTAAAGAAGAGGTTGAAAGAGATGATGGTTTGTTTTGTCAATAATTACGATGTCAATAGGCTCGCATCTTAGCTTAAGAGCGGCATTTAAGCCTCCAAAGCCGGCACCTATAATAACTACTTTAGGGCGTTTATTCATAAAGCACTCATCCTTAAACCTAATGGAATCAAGTTGACAAGATAGCAGATTTTTTCTTATGAAAGTAGTAAAATTAGAATAAGATCTTAATTTGCAAAAAAGTATTAAATGTATTTAGTAGAAGATCTTTATAGACAGCATGGCTCGTCTCTTGGCCTGGAATGTATTGCTGGAAAATCAGGCATGAGAAGGCGTATTAACGTACCAGAAGCTCATAGGCCAGGTCTTTCTCTTTCTGGCTATCTTAAAAGTCACGCTAGTAAGAGAATTTTG from Chlamydiales bacterium harbors:
- a CDS encoding NAD(P)/FAD-dependent oxidoreductase, with the translated sequence MNKRPKVVIIGAGFGGLNAALKLRCEPIDIVIIDKTNHHLFQPLLYQVASAALSGADIATPIREIFHSYNNVSVIMSEVVSIDKSANLIHLTHTDPIHFDYLIVAVGARHSYFGNKHWEEAAPGIKTLQEALSLREEILMSFEIAERSSKLSEIERYLNFVIVGGGPTGVELAGAIAEIAYKTMIKDFNRIDITKTKVFLIEAAPQILPGFHPKLCAVAKKDLEKLGVIVLTSTKVLEVTDEGVEAEGLCIPTKNVIWAAGNQASPLLKTLDVPLDRQGRVLVEKDLSIPGHSNIFVIGDAAGVIGKHGKPIPAVAPAAVQEGKYVAKIIKKNFSKEKRPPFAYFDKGTMATIGLYKAIASIGPFTFSGFFAWLAWGGIHIAYLISYRNRFIVTLRWLMWLITGKRASRLITGPLHESESVKVHSPTKWN